One genomic region from Gemmatimonadota bacterium encodes:
- a CDS encoding NAD(P)/FAD-dependent oxidoreductase → MSSARRVDRLRAGDSVIVCGAGPAGLTAAYLLAKRGVSVTVLESSDTVGGISQTAQYKGYRFDIGGHRFFTKITPVQELWEELLGDQFIDVPRLSRIHYGGKYFNYPLQARNALSGLGVVNAIRIVASYVDARLHPYPVEDTFEEWVCNRFGRRLYELFFKTYTEKVWGIPCSEIRAEWAAQRIQGLSLAAAVLSATSLNRRSSAIKTLIHTFKYPRLGPGQMWEACRDRIREMGGKVLMRHHVSGLEYSNGRLTAARVQTPGGEIRIAGRHFISTLPVRSLVRSMGDAPPASAREGAEGLAYRDFLVVALILEGENVFPDNWIYIHTPGVKVGRIQNFNNWSRDMVPEPGRTCLGFEYFCFKGDGLWNSSDEDLIALATRELEQLGLARASTVMDGTVVRVPKAYPIYNAAYRGHLDAVRDFTDAIPNLHMVGRNGMHKYNNQDHSMYTAMLTVANMYGANHDVWSVNTDLDYHEEQKLEIASSDISDARAGDKLPASA, encoded by the coding sequence ATGTCCAGCGCGCGCCGTGTGGACCGTTTGCGGGCGGGCGACAGCGTTATCGTCTGCGGCGCTGGCCCAGCAGGCCTTACGGCTGCGTACTTGCTCGCCAAGCGCGGTGTGTCCGTAACCGTGCTTGAATCCAGCGACACAGTAGGCGGAATCTCCCAGACTGCGCAGTACAAGGGATACCGGTTCGACATCGGTGGCCACCGTTTCTTCACCAAGATCACTCCCGTGCAGGAGCTCTGGGAGGAGTTGCTCGGCGATCAGTTCATCGATGTCCCGAGACTGTCGCGAATCCACTACGGCGGCAAGTACTTCAATTATCCGCTGCAGGCGCGCAATGCGCTCAGCGGGCTCGGCGTCGTGAATGCGATACGAATCGTGGCGAGTTACGTCGACGCCAGACTGCACCCGTATCCCGTGGAGGATACGTTCGAGGAGTGGGTGTGCAATCGATTCGGACGCAGACTGTACGAGCTCTTCTTCAAGACCTACACGGAAAAGGTCTGGGGAATTCCGTGCAGCGAGATTCGTGCGGAATGGGCGGCACAGCGCATCCAGGGGCTGTCGCTCGCAGCGGCCGTGCTATCCGCAACGTCGCTCAATCGAAGGTCGTCCGCCATCAAGACGCTCATTCACACCTTCAAGTACCCGCGCCTCGGCCCTGGCCAGATGTGGGAAGCGTGTCGCGACCGCATTCGCGAGATGGGCGGCAAGGTGCTCATGCGCCATCACGTGAGCGGATTGGAATACAGCAATGGTCGCCTTACCGCTGCACGTGTGCAGACGCCAGGCGGCGAGATCAGAATCGCGGGTCGCCATTTCATCTCGACACTGCCCGTGCGCTCGCTTGTGCGGTCCATGGGCGACGCACCGCCGGCTTCAGCACGCGAAGGGGCCGAAGGACTGGCATACCGCGACTTTCTGGTCGTAGCGTTGATACTGGAAGGAGAGAACGTCTTTCCAGATAACTGGATCTACATCCACACACCCGGCGTCAAAGTCGGGCGCATCCAGAATTTCAACAACTGGAGCCGCGACATGGTACCCGAGCCGGGACGCACGTGCCTCGGATTCGAGTACTTCTGCTTCAAGGGCGACGGGCTCTGGAACAGCAGCGACGAGGATCTCATCGCGCTCGCCACCAGGGAACTGGAGCAGCTCGGCCTTGCCCGCGCATCGACCGTGATGGACGGCACTGTCGTGCGCGTGCCGAAGGCTTATCCGATCTACAATGCGGCGTATCGCGGTCACCTCGACGCCGTACGCGACTTTACCGATGCGATTCCCAACCTGCACATGGTGGGACGCAACGGCATGCACAAGTACAACAATCAGGATCATTCGATGTACACCGCGATGCTCACTGTTGCGAACATGTACGGTGCGAATCACGACGTATGGTCAGTGAATACCGATCTCGATTACCAC
- a CDS encoding Gfo/Idh/MocA family oxidoreductase, whose amino-acid sequence MPPFKVAVVGLGNAGHTLHLPALAGLPDIATVVGACDVDAARRDRAASTWKVPVFESIEDVISRTTPDVVIVGTPPASHVDHCILALKSGAHVICEKPFASSIDEANSILAASAATGKRVALNHEFREMEIFRAVRDAADAAPGGVVFAQAWQLMDLPPWAEPGWRGQMLQRTLYEAGIHLVDFLMALFGERPVSVSASTSTCGVRDSDSDAVALVTLEFSRGRLAQIVQDRLCKGETQYFELRAETRDSSLRASFGGRARVSAGLHRSTRPHVRLEYGVSGLAWREVGHLRTMLARNPKDPAMLATRRLIQRSLLAFRDGGELPADGQAGVDVLEVIAATYLSADSGQRIALDSDAVRDVASLQMGVIPG is encoded by the coding sequence ATGCCTCCATTCAAAGTCGCAGTCGTCGGGCTGGGTAACGCCGGACACACGCTTCACCTGCCGGCGCTCGCTGGCTTACCGGACATCGCGACCGTGGTCGGCGCGTGCGATGTCGATGCGGCGCGCAGAGACCGCGCCGCATCGACGTGGAAAGTGCCGGTTTTCGAGTCGATCGAAGATGTGATTTCGCGGACGACGCCGGACGTGGTGATTGTGGGCACGCCGCCGGCGAGCCACGTCGATCACTGCATACTTGCACTGAAGTCCGGCGCGCACGTGATATGCGAAAAGCCATTCGCCTCCAGTATCGACGAAGCGAACAGCATACTCGCCGCATCTGCCGCAACCGGAAAGCGCGTCGCACTGAATCACGAGTTTCGTGAAATGGAGATATTTCGCGCAGTTCGCGATGCCGCGGATGCCGCGCCCGGAGGCGTGGTGTTCGCCCAGGCCTGGCAGTTGATGGACCTGCCACCGTGGGCCGAGCCGGGATGGCGCGGCCAGATGTTGCAACGTACGCTGTACGAAGCTGGCATCCATCTCGTGGATTTCCTGATGGCGCTGTTTGGCGAGCGCCCTGTCTCCGTTTCGGCGTCGACGTCCACCTGTGGAGTTCGCGACAGTGATTCGGACGCGGTCGCCCTCGTCACGCTCGAGTTCAGTCGCGGCCGGCTGGCCCAGATAGTTCAGGACAGGCTGTGCAAGGGAGAAACGCAGTACTTCGAATTGCGAGCGGAAACTCGTGACTCGTCCCTGCGTGCCTCGTTCGGCGGACGTGCCCGTGTATCGGCCGGCCTCCATCGCAGCACCAGGCCGCATGTGCGGCTCGAGTACGGAGTGTCGGGGTTGGCGTGGCGCGAAGTCGGCCATCTTCGCACGATGCTGGCGCGCAATCCCAAGGACCCAGCGATGCTGGCAACGCGGCGATTGATCCAGCGGTCTCTGCTTGCGTTCCGCGATGGTGGTGAACTTCCGGCCGACGGCCAGGCCGGAGTCGATGTCCTCGAGGTGATCGCCGCTACCTATCTTTCCGCGGATTCGGGCCAGCGCATCGCGCTCGATAGTGATGCGGTTCGCGACGTCGCAAGTCTCCAGATGGGTGTAATTCCGGGCTAG
- a CDS encoding class I SAM-dependent methyltransferase → MGSPQPRTPEYFARMRALEAQSWWNAGMRDLAARLLDLAALGDDCTVLDVGCGSGQTLAWVQQTHPRWATLGLDISEDALSDAHSEHIDLVLASATNIPLASASTDLVITLDVLHHLPVDGGDVAALREIMRVLKPGGYLLFRTNAQSFPRKADDVTSSYRKYDPPDLHQKLIAAGFEIVRMGRVNAVLGLAEIPRELRAHRRRDSGILAPEPTAPGRADSLKRAWLNLEGRVVVAGWRLPLGRSIVGLCRA, encoded by the coding sequence ATGGGATCTCCGCAGCCGCGCACACCCGAGTATTTCGCGCGCATGCGCGCTCTCGAGGCGCAGTCGTGGTGGAATGCCGGCATGCGGGACCTCGCTGCGCGCCTGCTCGACCTGGCTGCGCTGGGGGACGACTGCACGGTCCTCGACGTCGGGTGCGGCTCCGGTCAGACGCTGGCATGGGTGCAACAGACGCACCCACGTTGGGCTACCCTCGGACTCGATATAAGCGAGGACGCCTTGTCCGACGCACACAGCGAGCACATCGATCTGGTCCTTGCGTCGGCGACGAACATTCCCCTTGCGAGTGCGAGCACAGATCTGGTCATCACACTCGACGTCCTGCATCATCTGCCTGTGGATGGCGGAGACGTCGCGGCACTACGCGAAATCATGCGAGTCCTGAAACCAGGCGGATACCTTCTGTTTCGCACGAACGCACAGAGCTTCCCCCGCAAGGCTGACGATGTAACGTCGAGCTATCGTAAGTACGACCCGCCCGACCTGCACCAGAAACTGATTGCAGCGGGCTTTGAGATTGTGCGCATGGGTCGTGTCAATGCCGTGCTGGGCCTTGCCGAAATTCCGCGCGAGTTACGGGCACATAGGCGCAGGGACTCCGGAATCCTGGCGCCAGAGCCCACAGCCCCAGGTCGTGCAGACTCACTCAAGCGCGCCTGGCTCAACCTCGAAGGACGCGTCGTTGTTGCTGGCTGGCGCCTGCCGCTGGGTCGCAGCATCGTCGGATTGTGCCGCGCCTGA
- a CDS encoding HAD hydrolase-like protein, with the protein MQIVRRGDWLSTVVQGVPQLGALVRHMRPTIHLASVAALDPLILHSLGTAGVITGMIWDVDGTLMARNAAAVAPDLEPAFSRLLAEPELRHVILSNSDERRFIELSAIFPGIPVIRVYDCPDGLIVRRRIGASDSCAAEDGVIHRPAARTLRKPNVSLVRAALAELGCSAPTRAVMVGDQYLTDVAPANCLGVRTVKVRTVQPRSFPMAVRVLQAAERVLYKFSSNG; encoded by the coding sequence ATGCAAATTGTGCGGCGGGGCGACTGGTTATCGACGGTCGTGCAGGGAGTTCCGCAGCTCGGGGCGCTCGTCCGACACATGCGTCCGACAATCCACCTCGCAAGTGTAGCTGCTCTGGACCCGCTGATACTTCACTCCCTGGGCACCGCCGGAGTGATCACCGGGATGATCTGGGACGTCGATGGCACCCTCATGGCGCGCAACGCCGCCGCGGTCGCACCAGATCTCGAACCGGCTTTTTCACGCCTTCTCGCCGAGCCCGAGCTGCGCCACGTGATTCTGTCCAATTCGGACGAACGTAGATTCATCGAACTGTCCGCGATCTTTCCAGGAATTCCCGTGATTCGTGTCTACGACTGCCCGGACGGATTGATCGTACGGCGCCGGATCGGGGCCAGCGATTCGTGCGCCGCAGAGGATGGCGTCATACATCGGCCAGCGGCGCGGACACTGCGCAAGCCCAATGTGTCGCTCGTGCGCGCTGCACTCGCCGAGCTGGGATGCAGCGCGCCAACCCGCGCCGTGATGGTCGGCGATCAGTATCTTACCGATGTCGCGCCCGCGAACTGTCTCGGCGTTCGAACAGTCAAGGTCAGAACCGTACAGCCGCGCAGTTTCCCGATGGCAGTACGAGTGCTGCAAGCCGCTGAGCGCGTGTTGTACAAATTCTCATCCAACGGATAG
- a CDS encoding glycosyltransferase family A protein encodes MTQTPPELSVVVVAFVGEQYLQRLLDALTLQTTDRSEVIVVCDSLIGDIARFRSSYPTVDFVRFDDPRSPASLRAVGVARARGEIVALVEDHCVPAPDWTAQVIAAHQGDAAAVGGAMEKGFPPDSGDDTALNWALYLADYSRYALPMAEGRSGAASDCNVSYKRQALMEIAPVWSNEFHENIVHAELARHGKPLWFSPRIVVHEQRSMTWSQTLHDRYSFGRLFGSTRVVGASPAKRLAMSGAALLLPPLLVARVTGNVVRRRRYLGALARASVPLIAVASAWAAGELMGYVTGKAGASLSQSPATKATEST; translated from the coding sequence ATGACGCAAACACCCCCAGAGCTGTCGGTCGTCGTGGTAGCGTTCGTTGGCGAGCAGTACCTGCAGCGACTGCTCGATGCGCTTACCCTGCAGACGACCGACCGGTCTGAAGTGATCGTCGTCTGTGATTCCCTGATTGGCGACATTGCGCGGTTTCGCTCGAGCTATCCGACGGTCGATTTCGTACGCTTCGATGACCCACGCTCGCCCGCCAGCCTTCGTGCGGTAGGCGTCGCGCGCGCCCGAGGTGAAATCGTTGCGCTCGTGGAGGATCACTGCGTGCCGGCGCCGGACTGGACAGCACAGGTGATCGCGGCACACCAGGGCGATGCCGCTGCCGTCGGCGGCGCAATGGAAAAGGGCTTTCCACCGGATTCCGGCGACGACACAGCACTCAACTGGGCACTGTATCTGGCAGATTACAGCCGATACGCACTCCCAATGGCCGAAGGCCGATCCGGCGCGGCCTCCGACTGCAACGTTTCGTACAAGCGCCAGGCGCTCATGGAGATAGCTCCGGTGTGGAGCAATGAGTTCCACGAGAATATCGTGCATGCGGAGCTCGCAAGGCACGGCAAGCCGCTGTGGTTCTCGCCGCGCATCGTGGTCCACGAACAGCGATCGATGACATGGTCGCAGACGCTTCACGACAGGTACTCGTTCGGCCGGCTGTTCGGCAGCACGCGCGTCGTGGGCGCCTCACCGGCGAAGCGGTTGGCGATGTCGGGCGCCGCTCTCCTGCTACCGCCGCTCCTCGTTGCTCGTGTTACGGGCAACGTCGTCCGCAGGCGAAGATATCTGGGGGCGCTCGCGCGGGCCTCGGTGCCGCTCATCGCCGTTGCGTCTGCGTGGGCAGCTGGCGAGCTTATGGGATACGTTACAGGGAAGGCCGGTGCTTCTCTCAGTCAAAGTCCTGCGACAAAAGCAACGGAGAGTACGTAA